A genomic region of Oncorhynchus mykiss isolate Arlee chromosome 2, USDA_OmykA_1.1, whole genome shotgun sequence contains the following coding sequences:
- the cry2 gene encoding cryptochrome-2 isoform X3, producing MAEEFGVETIVRNSHTLYNLDRIIEMNNCPPLAVKNHPIVEMNNGSPPLTFKRFQALVNRLELPMKPLPTITQEQMGSCRTKIADNHDEHYSVPSLEELGFKTQGLDPAVWKGGESEALERLNKHLDRKAWVASFERARINMCSLIASPTGLSPYLRFGCLSCRVFYYNLRELYMKLRKNCSPPLSLFGQLLWREFFYAAGTNNPNFDRMEGNPICVQIPWDHNPEALAKWAEGSTGFPWIDAIMTQLRQEGWIHHLARHAVACFLTRGDLWISWESGMRVFEELLLDADWSVNAGSWMWLSCSAFFQQFFHCYCPVGFGRRTDPSGDYIRRYIPKLKDYPNRYIYEPWRAPESVQKAANCIVGVDYPKPMINHAEGSRLNIERMKQVYQQLSHYRGLSLLASVPTIQEEAEPPPTDDSQASSSTCESPPHTSSAQSNTLKRGRSSEPQSTQMCTHTKHQHTSTAKGDQVQQQEQWEEQSEHPPVDLQ from the exons GATCATTGAGATGAACAACTGCCCTCCACTCGCGGTCAAGAATCACCC GATCGTTGAGATGAACAACGGCAGTCCTCCGCTGACCTTCAAGAGGTTCCAGGCCTTAGTGAACAGGCTTGAGCTGCCTATGAAACCCCTGCCCACCATCACACAAGAACAGATGGGCAGTTGTCGGACGAAGATCGCTGATAACCACGACGAACACTACAGTGTCCCCTCTCTGGAAGAGCTTg gATTCAAGACTCAAGGCCTGGACCCTGCGGTGTGGAAGGGAGGGGAGTCTGAAGCACTAGAGAGACTCAACAAACACTTAGACAGAAAAGCCTGGGTAGCTAGCTTTGAGCGAGCCAGGATCAACATGTGTTCGCTGATCGCCAGTCCCACGGGCCTCAGCCCCTATCTACGCTTTGGATGCTTATCATGTCGAGTCTTCTACTACAACCTGAGGGAACTCTACATGAAG TTGCGGAAGAATTGCAGTCCCCCGCTCTCTTTATTCGGCCAGCTCCTGTGGAGAGAATTCTTCTATGCAGCGGGAACCAACAACCCTAACTTTGACCGGATGGAGGGCAACCCCATCTGTGTTCAGATCCCCTGGGACCATAACCCTGAGGCCCTGGCCAAGTGGGCAGAGGGGAGCACAGGCTTCCCCTGGATAGATGCTATCATGACCCAGCTGAGGCAGGAGGGCTGGATCCACCACCTGGCCAGACACGCGGTGGCCTGCTTCCTGACTCGGGGAGACCTGTGGATAAGCTGGGAGAGTGGCATGAGG GTGTTTGAGGAGCTGCTCCTGGATGCAGACTGGAGTGTGAACGCAGGCAGCTGGATGTGGCTCTCCTGCAGTGCCTTCTTCCAGCAGTTCTTCCACTGTTACTGCCCTGTGGGCTTCGGAAGGAGGACAGACCCCAGCGGAGACTacatcag GCGCTACATTCCTAAGTTGAAGGACTATCCCAACCGATACATCTATGAGCCGTGGAGAGCCCCAGAGTCTGTCCAGAAGGCAGCCAACTGCATCGTGGGAGTAGACTACCCCAAGCCCATGATCAACCACGCAGAGGGCAGCAGGCTCAACATAGAGAGAATGAAGCAGGTCTACCAGCAACTCTCCCACTACAGAGGCCTTA gtcTCCTGGCATCTGTGCCCACCATTCAGGAAGAGGCAGAGCCTCCCCCGACAGACGACTCTCAGGCCAGTAGCAGCACCTGTG AGTCACCCCCACACACTTCGTCTGCCCAGTCCAACACTCTGAAGAGAGGCAGGTCTTCCGAACCACAAAGCACCCAGATGTGCACCCACACAAAACACCAGCACACCAGCACTGCCAAAGGAGACCAGGTGCAGCAACAGGAGCAATGGGAGGAACAGTCAGAGCATCCGCCAGTGGATCTGCAGTGA